The segment CGACTAGCGAGGTTCTCAAATCGtgtgacagttttttttctcTATGCCTAAGCGACGGCGTGAAATAGTGATACTATTGGTGAATGTTTTTTAGTGCATCGTTTACCTCTCTTACACCTTTACGGTGGATACGTACGCAAAATCGGTTCGAAGTCTTTCTCTTTTTAACAACTACACATCTCTAAGATATCattatttggattaaatttaaatttcgaataaagatttaaaatgaatacttcAAATGATTAAGGTCAATTCCCAATATTTAGGTCAGATATAAACAGCTTCATTCGTAAAGTCCAtatcaaaagcaataaaaacacacTTTCTAAGcactttaatattaaagtacCATTCAGATGTTCTCAGTAGCGTCGAATGCTTTCGATTCAATTTTCTGATAATCATTAGaaagtacaaatatttatagacgTTATATTTTGCtagttaacgaaaatattagttttcgTATTGGGATTCTGAGTGCGTGAGACATAGaaaagttttagattttttttgaatttaatattaatattttctgatGTAGGAAACGAGTGTACCTTCTGGGGTGTTGTTTTTTACCTAATTCAAAGATTAAGCAGAAAATTGATTTACAAGATTTTTTCCGTTGTGATTCGTGAAGCGAATTATTCTATTTCTTCCCTTATAAGTAGGcgtattttatttgatacagcattcaattacaaaatatattatcattagcAAGTAAgaacaatataacatttttgcaaaacaaacacattacaCGTTTGAAACAtacaaaatgaaactatttacaattatatacaaaatatacaccttaatttatttataaataatccaACTCGTTATTTACAATGTCTCGATCATTCTTACCTTGTAAATCATAGTATCCCTTTGACAAATAGTGAAGTAAAACCGAGGGCATATCGTCGTATCCCTCAGGCTTGTACTTAAGTCCACTCTTACCAGCCCCTATGGATACGTCAGAGCAGGCCCCGAACTGCTCCTGATTCCCGCACCCCAACCCCCCAGTACCATTGGGACAGATACCCCAATTATTCCCGGCTGTATACCTCCACTGCAGAACACAGTGGTCGCACACCAGacctgatggtaaccgataGTTGACGTCGTATTTCACACTGCCCCGTGTAGGATAGTATTTCGTGCCCCCTTCTTCTAATTCTAGGGGGTATTCGTCAAAGCACTCTTGATCGTTCCTGTGGGGATCG is part of the Manduca sexta isolate Smith_Timp_Sample1 chromosome 10, JHU_Msex_v1.0, whole genome shotgun sequence genome and harbors:
- the LOC119188969 gene encoding uncharacterized protein LOC119188969; this translates as MWRLFLTIASMLVLVAGHGRVIQPTSRASAWRAGFPTKPDYDDDGVNCGGMWHQWSYNKGKCGICGDRYDAKPPRAHELGGTYGEGIIVAHYLPSSVFTVTVHLTTSHKGFWEFKLCPDPHRNDQECFDEYPLELEEGGTKYYPTRGSVKYDVNYRLPSGLVCDHCVLQWRYTAGNNWGICPNGTGGLGCGNQEQFGACSDVSIGAGKSGLKYKPEGYDDMPSVLLHYLSKGYYDLQGKNDRDIVNNELDYL